A window of the Cystobacter fuscus genome harbors these coding sequences:
- a CDS encoding DUF4340 domain-containing protein, which yields MNTRQKNLVTLLATAVVVGGLGLYAYLGVMKPQAEQPAAPETPGALFPTTSPETPGSEGDTPAAPVFTWISIERSQGEHAQSKTVLELRDGTWRITSPVSALAERKQVLALVDELSDARFTGTVTDKPTDEELERFGLKPPQATVSARAYVPDAQGGGEQDASRQHSVTFHLGIENVFDGSIYVRREGDPHVYLANGALRVILLNETSGWRSRDVFTVEESSLLRIELKGRKDTVVLERATTAKPWQMTRPMVMRADPKRVERIFSDLKLYKALGFPEPEWMPQVTRALEKPAVVATLVPKIGEPIRFQLVTLNVGGFERAFVRTEGMAEPMLAQVDANTLRVLDPPPLDFKSKKVLEMQAGAVEKLVIHPGGRGDPITLERTQEDGRWEVRTPVVGRARQFKMASLLNSLEKLEAEAVVATGAKLAARHGITDSSRGVTLMDGTGQVIARLQIGNPVPDNDRRTYGRGSSEDIYELSTAALEALPLSLEELLDRGQGNAP from the coding sequence GTGAACACCCGGCAGAAGAACCTCGTCACCTTGCTGGCCACCGCGGTGGTGGTCGGAGGGCTCGGCCTCTACGCGTACCTCGGGGTGATGAAGCCCCAGGCCGAGCAGCCCGCGGCTCCGGAGACGCCCGGCGCGCTCTTCCCCACCACCTCGCCCGAGACGCCCGGCTCGGAGGGAGACACCCCGGCCGCGCCCGTCTTCACCTGGATCTCCATCGAGCGCTCCCAGGGCGAGCACGCCCAGAGCAAGACGGTGCTGGAGCTGCGCGACGGCACCTGGCGCATCACCTCGCCCGTGTCCGCGCTGGCCGAGCGCAAGCAGGTGCTCGCGCTGGTCGATGAACTCTCGGACGCGAGGTTCACCGGGACGGTCACCGACAAGCCCACCGACGAGGAACTGGAGCGCTTCGGGTTGAAGCCGCCTCAAGCCACCGTGTCCGCCCGGGCCTATGTGCCGGATGCCCAGGGTGGTGGCGAGCAGGACGCCTCGCGCCAGCACTCGGTGACGTTCCACCTGGGGATCGAGAACGTCTTCGACGGCTCGATATACGTGCGCCGGGAGGGAGACCCCCACGTGTACCTCGCCAACGGAGCGCTGCGCGTCATCCTCCTCAATGAAACCTCCGGGTGGAGGAGCCGTGACGTGTTCACCGTGGAGGAGTCCTCGCTGCTGCGTATCGAGTTGAAGGGACGCAAGGACACCGTGGTGCTGGAGCGGGCCACCACCGCCAAGCCCTGGCAGATGACCCGACCGATGGTGATGCGCGCGGACCCCAAGCGCGTGGAGCGCATCTTCTCCGACTTGAAGCTCTACAAGGCCCTCGGCTTCCCGGAACCGGAATGGATGCCCCAGGTGACGCGAGCGTTGGAGAAGCCCGCGGTGGTGGCCACCCTGGTGCCCAAGATCGGCGAGCCCATTCGCTTCCAGCTCGTGACGCTGAATGTGGGCGGCTTCGAGCGGGCCTTCGTGCGGACCGAGGGCATGGCGGAGCCCATGCTGGCCCAGGTGGACGCCAATACCCTCAGGGTCCTGGATCCACCGCCCCTGGACTTCAAGAGCAAGAAGGTGCTCGAGATGCAGGCCGGCGCGGTGGAGAAGCTCGTCATCCACCCGGGCGGACGCGGAGATCCCATCACCCTGGAGCGGACCCAGGAGGATGGCCGTTGGGAGGTGCGCACTCCGGTCGTCGGCCGGGCCCGGCAATTCAAGATGGCCTCCCTGCTGAACTCCCTGGAGAAGCTCGAGGCGGAAGCCGTGGTCGCCACCGGCGCGAAGCTCGCGGCGCGCCATGGCATCACCGACAGCTCCCGAGGAGTCACGCTGATGGATGGCACGGGCCAGGTGATCGCGCGGCTGCAAATTGGAAACCCCGTACCGGACAACGACCGCCGCACCTACGGGCGGGGCTCGTCCGAGGACATCTACGAGCTGAGCACCGCCGCGCTCGAGGCCCTGCCCCTGTCGCTGGAGGAGTTGCTGGATCGGGGACAGGGCAACGCGCCCTGA
- a CDS encoding GldG family protein, with the protein MKAANLGRILGGLGLLLLLSSPFTLFVTSGSTSLFVIKAVLGLGLVAVYFATNFKRLGQFASRRSSFFFGSSALLVLLTLLGLGAVNYIAHARNQRWDLTERKVFTLSPQTVSALRSLREPVRVIAFLSPEHPAREGLRATFERYRIEAPERFSYSFEDPRRRPDLTQKYSLRGGQTTVVLVRGEGTNETHTSLNVISEQDLTNALLQLTRASNQRVYFVIGHGEWPLERDIPRPGQQGRTTSLSELRRQLTQEGYAPREINLGGGLPVPRDASLLVVAGAKAPFNPPEVESLREYLSAGGRMIYFAEVYGEPGPELRKLFAEYGVGFDPGVVADAQFNGGSPYLIVSLFFGEHEISRLLRQRQLNIELPTARGLTVLGEGLAPGVKVESVLRTSPYGWEESAPDENPAPGEGERTGQIPLVTASTRETADAANKRFDESRLVVVGDSELLFDSNWGHEGNRNLVMNAFGWATHQSDKVTIRPPDRATSSLPLDAAMLGRIRFLATDALPLSLLGVGLAIWLSRRNK; encoded by the coding sequence ATGAAAGCGGCCAACCTCGGTAGGATCCTGGGTGGACTCGGGCTCTTGCTGCTGCTGTCCAGCCCCTTCACCCTCTTCGTCACCTCGGGCTCGACCTCCCTCTTCGTCATCAAGGCGGTGCTGGGGCTCGGGCTCGTGGCGGTGTACTTCGCCACGAACTTCAAGCGGCTCGGCCAGTTCGCCTCGCGCCGCTCCAGCTTCTTCTTCGGCAGTAGCGCGCTGCTGGTGCTGCTGACGCTGCTCGGGCTCGGGGCGGTCAACTACATCGCCCACGCGCGCAACCAGCGCTGGGATCTGACGGAGCGCAAGGTCTTCACGCTGTCGCCCCAGACGGTGAGCGCGCTGCGGTCCCTGCGCGAGCCCGTGCGCGTCATCGCCTTCCTCTCCCCGGAGCACCCCGCGCGCGAGGGCCTGCGCGCCACCTTCGAGCGCTACCGCATCGAGGCCCCCGAGCGCTTCTCCTACTCCTTCGAGGATCCGCGGCGCCGTCCGGATCTCACCCAGAAGTACTCGCTGCGCGGTGGCCAGACGACGGTGGTGCTCGTGCGCGGCGAGGGCACCAACGAGACCCACACCTCGCTCAACGTCATCAGCGAGCAGGATCTCACCAACGCCCTGCTCCAGCTCACCCGCGCGAGCAACCAGCGGGTGTACTTCGTCATCGGCCATGGCGAGTGGCCCCTGGAGCGGGACATCCCCCGCCCGGGTCAGCAGGGCCGCACGACGAGCCTGTCGGAGCTGCGGCGGCAGCTCACCCAGGAAGGCTATGCCCCGCGGGAGATCAACCTCGGGGGAGGCCTGCCGGTGCCCCGGGACGCCTCGCTGCTCGTCGTCGCGGGAGCCAAGGCGCCCTTCAACCCGCCCGAGGTGGAGTCGCTGCGCGAGTACCTCTCCGCCGGCGGGAGGATGATCTACTTCGCCGAGGTCTATGGAGAACCGGGGCCCGAGCTGAGGAAGCTGTTCGCGGAGTATGGCGTGGGGTTCGACCCGGGCGTGGTCGCCGACGCGCAGTTCAACGGGGGCAGCCCCTACCTCATCGTGTCGCTCTTCTTCGGCGAGCATGAGATCTCCCGGCTGCTGCGCCAGCGGCAACTCAACATCGAGCTGCCCACCGCCCGGGGCCTCACGGTGCTCGGCGAGGGGCTCGCGCCGGGCGTGAAGGTGGAGAGCGTGCTGCGCACCTCGCCCTATGGCTGGGAGGAGTCGGCGCCCGACGAGAATCCAGCCCCCGGCGAGGGCGAGCGCACGGGGCAGATTCCCCTCGTCACCGCCAGCACGCGCGAGACGGCGGACGCGGCGAACAAGCGCTTCGATGAGTCGCGGCTCGTGGTGGTGGGCGACTCGGAGCTGCTCTTCGACTCCAACTGGGGCCACGAGGGCAACCGCAACCTGGTGATGAACGCCTTCGGCTGGGCCACCCATCAATCCGACAAGGTCACCATCCGCCCGCCCGACCGGGCGACCTCCTCCCTCCCCCTGGACGCGGCCATGCTCGGCCGCATCCGTTTCCTCGCCACCGATGCGCTGCCCCTGTCGCTGCTCGGCGTGGGGCTGGCCATCTGGCTCTCGAGGCGCAACAAGTGA
- a CDS encoding RNA polymerase sigma factor translates to MTTPADLKVIDGGQQDRHAFLHELYKTYGGSVYGRCRFLLKDATKAEDAAQEVFVRVLRQSESLRRANSPLAWLMKVATHHCLNQLRAEQAPWRRSFERDERARPEGDGGERPLETRNLVRSLLSRVDPETQAAVVHYWVDGMTLEEVAALLGRSVPTVRKRLEGFATLTNEELKVP, encoded by the coding sequence GTGACGACCCCAGCGGACCTGAAGGTCATCGACGGAGGCCAGCAGGACCGGCATGCCTTCCTGCATGAGCTGTACAAGACCTACGGTGGCAGCGTGTACGGGCGCTGCCGCTTTCTCTTGAAGGACGCCACGAAGGCGGAGGACGCGGCGCAGGAGGTCTTCGTGCGCGTCCTGCGGCAATCGGAGTCGTTGCGCAGGGCGAACTCGCCCCTGGCGTGGTTGATGAAGGTCGCCACCCACCACTGCCTCAACCAACTGCGCGCGGAGCAGGCGCCGTGGCGTCGCTCGTTCGAGCGGGACGAGCGGGCACGTCCCGAGGGGGACGGAGGCGAGCGGCCCCTGGAGACGCGCAACCTGGTGCGCTCGCTCCTGTCCCGGGTGGACCCCGAGACCCAGGCGGCGGTGGTGCACTACTGGGTGGATGGAATGACGCTGGAAGAGGTGGCGGCGCTGTTGGGCCGCTCGGTGCCCACGGTGCGCAAGCGGCTGGAGGGCTTCGCGACCCTGACGAACGAGGAGCTGAAGGTGCCATGA
- a CDS encoding ABC transporter permease, translated as MLTALAIARKELSLYFTTPWAYAVLTAMQTVASFFFINSLSEFQRAQEMARQFGWESVPPQFRNLTDGVMVPFWHTVMTLTLFVVPFLSMRLFAEEKRNKTFELLMTAPIRPVEIVLGKYLGGLGIVTATLGLTLLYPVLLAWLGQGESGPALEWGTVLLGYGGLLLWGATCMAIGLFISALTQSQMVAALVTFSVLLPWLLLGNLAQSADEPMRSLIAYVSFSSQLSGLLGGVLDLQTPVFFVSVILLALLLCHRTVEAQRWA; from the coding sequence ATGCTCACCGCGCTGGCGATCGCCCGCAAGGAGCTGTCCCTGTATTTCACCACCCCGTGGGCCTACGCGGTCCTCACGGCGATGCAGACCGTGGCGTCGTTCTTCTTCATCAACTCCCTCTCCGAGTTCCAACGCGCCCAGGAGATGGCGCGCCAGTTCGGCTGGGAGAGCGTGCCCCCACAGTTCCGCAACCTCACCGACGGGGTGATGGTGCCCTTCTGGCACACGGTGATGACGCTCACGCTCTTCGTGGTGCCCTTCCTGTCCATGCGGCTGTTCGCCGAGGAGAAGCGCAACAAGACGTTCGAGCTGCTGATGACGGCGCCCATCCGGCCGGTGGAGATCGTCCTGGGCAAGTACCTCGGGGGACTGGGCATCGTCACGGCGACGCTCGGGCTCACGCTGCTCTACCCCGTGCTGCTCGCGTGGCTCGGCCAGGGCGAGTCCGGCCCCGCGCTGGAATGGGGCACGGTGCTGCTGGGCTACGGCGGGCTGCTGCTGTGGGGTGCCACCTGCATGGCCATCGGCCTGTTCATCTCCGCGCTCACCCAGAGCCAGATGGTGGCCGCGCTGGTGACCTTCTCCGTGCTGCTGCCGTGGCTGCTGCTCGGCAACCTCGCCCAGAGCGCCGACGAGCCCATGCGCTCCCTCATCGCCTATGTGTCCTTCTCCTCGCAGCTGTCGGGGCTGCTCGGCGGCGTGTTGGATCTCCAGACCCCCGTCTTCTTCGTGTCCGTCATCCTGCTCGCGCTGCTGCTCTGCCACCGCACGGTGGAAGCCCAGCGGTGGGCATGA
- a CDS encoding nucleotidyltransferase, with product MGIDASLAERQRHPEEINTRGRAVEVLLDAGVPFLVGGAYAYSAYTGIYRDTKDLDLFPRKRDAEQALIVLEKDGWRTERTDEAWLYKAWRGEYFVDFIFSSGNGVATVDDEWFEHARKAPVFGRECLVSPAEETIWSKAFVTERERYDGADINHLILKMGHGMDWARLLRRFDRYWEVLLSHLMMFRFAYPCERDLVPTWLMTELMSRTLDTLKEGNWQERLCRGTLISKVNYMVDIHHWGYRDGKSWDERDREKGDARGARCELENTLGGGR from the coding sequence ATGGGAATCGACGCCTCGCTCGCCGAGCGACAACGTCATCCCGAGGAAATCAACACGCGAGGGCGCGCCGTCGAGGTGCTGTTGGACGCGGGCGTACCGTTCCTGGTGGGCGGGGCCTACGCTTATTCCGCCTATACGGGCATCTACCGCGACACGAAGGATCTGGATCTGTTTCCGCGCAAACGCGACGCGGAGCAGGCGCTGATCGTCCTGGAGAAGGACGGCTGGCGCACCGAGCGTACGGACGAGGCCTGGCTCTACAAGGCCTGGCGGGGCGAGTACTTCGTCGACTTCATCTTCTCCTCGGGCAACGGCGTGGCCACGGTGGACGACGAGTGGTTCGAGCATGCGCGCAAGGCGCCGGTGTTCGGCCGCGAGTGTCTGGTGTCCCCCGCCGAGGAGACCATCTGGTCCAAGGCCTTCGTCACCGAGCGCGAGCGCTACGACGGCGCGGACATCAACCACCTTATCCTCAAGATGGGGCACGGCATGGACTGGGCGCGGCTGTTGCGCCGCTTCGACCGGTACTGGGAGGTGTTGCTCAGCCACCTGATGATGTTCCGCTTCGCCTACCCATGCGAGCGCGACCTGGTGCCCACCTGGCTCATGACGGAGCTCATGTCGCGCACGCTCGACACCCTCAAGGAGGGCAACTGGCAGGAGCGCTTGTGCCGCGGCACGCTCATCTCCAAGGTGAACTACATGGTGGACATCCATCACTGGGGCTACCGGGATGGCAAGTCCTGGGACGAGCGGGATCGAGAGAAGGGGGACGCACGTGGCGCGAGATGCGAACTCGAAAATACGCTTGGCGGCGGTCGGTGA
- a CDS encoding ABC transporter ATP-binding protein gives MAMIEVRQLTKRYRDRVAVDHLDFSLAEGEILGFLGPNGAGKSTTMKLLTGFLPPSEGTARVAGFDVFEHPLEVKRRIGYLPETPPLYPEMTVVGYLRFVARLKQVPGRGLAAEVERVAGLTGLSDVMGRLIQNLSKGYQQRVGIAQALLGSPPVLILDEPTEGLDPSQRAEVRALIKGLAGKHTVLLSTHILPEVTMTCEKVLILHQGRVVAYDTLRKLERKHAGADGKASLEEIFIRLTAA, from the coding sequence ATGGCCATGATCGAGGTGCGCCAGCTCACCAAGCGCTACCGGGACCGCGTCGCGGTGGACCACCTGGACTTCTCCCTCGCCGAGGGTGAAATCCTCGGGTTCCTGGGCCCCAACGGCGCGGGCAAGTCCACCACCATGAAGCTGCTCACCGGCTTCCTGCCCCCCTCCGAGGGCACCGCCCGGGTGGCCGGCTTCGACGTGTTCGAGCACCCGCTGGAGGTCAAACGACGCATCGGCTACCTGCCGGAGACGCCGCCGCTCTACCCGGAGATGACGGTGGTGGGCTACCTGCGCTTCGTGGCGCGGCTCAAGCAGGTGCCCGGCCGGGGGCTCGCCGCGGAGGTGGAGCGGGTGGCCGGGCTCACCGGGCTGTCGGACGTGATGGGCCGGCTCATCCAGAACCTCTCCAAGGGCTACCAGCAGCGCGTGGGCATCGCCCAGGCCCTGCTCGGCTCCCCGCCCGTGCTCATCCTCGACGAGCCCACCGAGGGCCTGGATCCCTCCCAGCGCGCCGAGGTGCGCGCCCTCATCAAGGGGCTCGCGGGCAAGCACACCGTGCTGCTCTCCACGCACATCCTCCCCGAGGTGACGATGACGTGCGAGAAGGTGCTCATCCTCCACCAGGGCCGCGTCGTGGCGTACGACACCCTGCGCAAGCTGGAGCGCAAGCACGCGGGCGCGGACGGCAAGGCGTCCCTGGAGGAGATCTTCATCAGGTTGACCGCGGCCTGA
- a CDS encoding ACP synthase has translation MSAHLTEWTLRRLRAGELPGAEEQQARSHVATCAECQRVLHGLEEEQARFEAQVPFERFAAGVALKETEKPASRPRVNGLVVAVAALVLLTVTVRPFLEPESVNRLKGDGASATLRIGGEGPQRAVLPGDTETVLPHERVRIGYTAGPYPFILALSLDDTGEVSPLYATEDQRSLRVEAGGGRHWLPDSVRFTGTGNERVMVLLSNEPLELGAVTARALRAWEEAGNQVSAMRPLELDGEEIDWVLHKP, from the coding sequence ATGAGCGCGCATCTGACGGAGTGGACGCTGCGGCGGCTGCGCGCCGGGGAGCTGCCCGGCGCGGAGGAGCAACAGGCCCGGAGCCATGTCGCCACCTGCGCGGAGTGCCAGCGGGTGCTCCACGGCCTCGAGGAGGAACAGGCGCGCTTCGAGGCCCAGGTGCCCTTCGAGCGCTTCGCGGCCGGGGTCGCCCTGAAGGAGACGGAGAAGCCCGCCTCGCGGCCGCGCGTCAACGGCCTGGTGGTGGCGGTAGCGGCCCTGGTGCTGCTCACGGTGACGGTGCGTCCCTTCCTCGAGCCCGAGTCCGTCAACCGGCTCAAGGGCGATGGTGCCTCGGCGACCCTGCGCATCGGTGGCGAGGGCCCCCAGCGCGCCGTGCTCCCGGGGGACACGGAGACGGTGCTGCCGCACGAGCGGGTGCGGATCGGCTACACGGCGGGCCCCTACCCGTTCATCCTCGCCCTCTCGCTGGACGACACCGGGGAGGTCTCCCCGCTGTATGCCACCGAGGATCAGCGCAGCCTGCGCGTGGAGGCGGGAGGCGGACGGCACTGGCTGCCCGACAGCGTGCGCTTCACGGGGACGGGGAACGAGCGGGTGATGGTGCTGCTGTCCAACGAGCCCCTGGAGCTGGGCGCGGTGACGGCGCGAGCGCTTCGCGCCTGGGAGGAGGCGGGCAACCAGGTCTCGGCGATGCGGCCCCTGGAGCTGGATGGGGAGGAAATCGACTGGGTGCTGCACAAGCCATGA
- a CDS encoding metallophosphoesterase family protein, with protein sequence MAAVGDLHCRDDQHGRFRQFVKQINAEADLLVLCGDLTDRGMVEEGKVLAEELSSLRVPVAAVLGNHDYEHNQAKEICGELSRAGVHILDGDHFIFEKVLGVAGVKGFGGGFGNATLQAFGEGQTKSFVQEAVHESLKLEAALSHLDTPKKVVIMHYAPVPETLEGENIEIRPFLGTSRLAMPVDHYGAEAVFHGHAHHGAPQAKTKSGIPVYNVAMPLMTKMHPEQRFLLLEV encoded by the coding sequence TTGGCGGCGGTCGGTGATCTCCATTGCCGGGATGATCAGCACGGACGCTTCCGCCAGTTCGTCAAGCAGATCAACGCGGAGGCGGATCTGCTGGTGCTCTGCGGGGACCTGACGGATCGCGGCATGGTGGAGGAGGGCAAGGTGCTCGCCGAGGAGCTGTCCTCGCTGCGCGTCCCGGTGGCCGCGGTGCTCGGCAACCATGACTACGAGCACAACCAGGCCAAGGAGATCTGCGGCGAGCTGTCACGCGCCGGCGTGCACATCCTCGACGGGGACCACTTCATCTTCGAGAAGGTGCTGGGGGTGGCGGGCGTGAAGGGCTTCGGTGGAGGCTTCGGCAACGCCACGCTGCAGGCCTTCGGCGAGGGGCAGACGAAGTCCTTCGTCCAGGAGGCGGTGCACGAGTCGCTCAAGCTGGAAGCGGCGCTCAGCCACCTGGATACGCCCAAGAAGGTCGTCATCATGCACTACGCCCCCGTGCCGGAAACGCTGGAGGGGGAGAACATCGAGATCCGCCCCTTCCTGGGCACCAGCCGGCTGGCGATGCCGGTGGACCACTACGGCGCGGAGGCGGTCTTCCATGGCCACGCGCACCATGGCGCGCCCCAGGCGAAGACGAAGAGCGGCATCCCCGTCTACAACGTGGCGATGCCGCTCATGACGAAGATGCACCCCGAGCAGCGCTTCCTGCTGCTCGAGGTGTGA
- a CDS encoding aspartate kinase, giving the protein MPIVVQKYGGSSVADVEKLRRVALRVQQTRERGYQVVVVVSARGDTTDELLALAKQVSADPPRRELDMLLTCGERISMALLSMALQEMGVPAISFTGSQSGIITNDVHSQARIVEVRPYRIEEELARGQVVIVAGYQGVSSKREVTTLGRGGSDTTAVALAAALGAESCEIYSDVDGIFSADPRVVPDARKLESLSYDEMQELASAGAKVLNAQAVEFAKARGIVIQARTAHGQGTGTRVEQGSPEDTGVKGVTAEGEMAVLAAVGGPAQVARVLEFLDARAVRGRALAFDGLLGREGRAFIAVPLQDVHGLQALQRELGERFGESVALREEVGAVTAVGAGINADWSLLRRALGVAEELGARVHAVHTSPLQLTLLVDKQHLKGLTSRLHREFLGA; this is encoded by the coding sequence ATGCCAATCGTGGTGCAGAAGTACGGTGGCTCGTCGGTCGCCGACGTGGAGAAGCTCCGCCGGGTGGCCCTCCGGGTCCAGCAGACGCGCGAGCGGGGCTATCAGGTGGTGGTCGTCGTCTCCGCCCGGGGGGACACCACGGACGAGCTGCTGGCCCTGGCCAAGCAGGTGTCGGCGGATCCCCCGCGGCGCGAGCTGGACATGCTGCTCACGTGCGGCGAGCGCATCTCCATGGCGCTCCTGTCCATGGCCCTGCAGGAGATGGGCGTGCCGGCCATCAGCTTCACGGGCAGCCAGAGTGGCATCATCACCAACGACGTGCACTCGCAGGCGCGCATCGTGGAGGTGCGGCCCTACCGGATAGAAGAGGAGCTCGCGCGGGGCCAGGTGGTGATCGTCGCGGGCTACCAGGGCGTGTCCTCCAAGCGCGAGGTGACGACGCTGGGGCGGGGAGGCTCGGACACCACGGCGGTGGCGCTCGCGGCGGCGCTGGGAGCCGAGTCGTGTGAAATCTACTCGGACGTGGACGGCATCTTCAGCGCGGACCCGCGGGTGGTGCCCGACGCGCGCAAGCTCGAGTCGCTCTCGTACGACGAGATGCAGGAGCTGGCGAGCGCGGGGGCCAAGGTGCTCAACGCCCAGGCGGTGGAGTTCGCCAAGGCGCGGGGCATCGTCATCCAGGCGCGCACGGCGCACGGGCAGGGCACGGGCACCCGGGTGGAGCAGGGCTCGCCCGAGGACACCGGGGTCAAGGGGGTGACGGCCGAGGGGGAGATGGCGGTGCTCGCGGCGGTGGGCGGGCCCGCCCAGGTGGCGCGGGTGCTGGAGTTCCTGGATGCGCGGGCCGTGCGGGGAAGGGCGCTGGCCTTCGATGGCCTGTTGGGGCGCGAGGGCCGGGCGTTCATCGCGGTGCCCCTGCAGGACGTGCACGGGTTGCAGGCGCTCCAGCGCGAGCTGGGCGAGCGCTTCGGCGAGTCGGTGGCCCTGCGCGAGGAGGTGGGCGCGGTGACGGCGGTGGGGGCGGGCATCAACGCCGACTGGAGCCTCTTGCGGCGCGCGCTGGGGGTGGCCGAGGAGCTGGGCGCCCGGGTGCATGCGGTGCACACCTCGCCGCTCCAGCTCACGCTGCTGGTGGATAAGCAACACTTGAAGGGCCTGACATCCCGGTTGCACCGAGAGTTCCTCGGAGCGTGA
- a CDS encoding caspase family protein: MRRLGLSAWGVLLGLLLASAAGAVPTRRFALAAGNDEGGAGTRPLRFARQDARTMLGLLSRLGGVAPGDSRLLLDEEPEDFLRALAEVEAQARVARARGERTELILYYSGHAKDGALRMGEGVLELEALKRRLEASPVDIRIAILDACRSGSLTRTKGARRAPAFAIDTGLAQTARGLVLLTSSSADEDSQESDLLGGSYFTHHLFSGLLGDADRSGDGQVTLFEAYSHAYARTVADTADSGAGAQHPSFSYDLSGQGDLVLTDLRGHDEGVLLPGAAPAGAYYFVSPMGLVVAEVDKAADTERRLALAPGRYTVKRRLADRLRIGEAEVRRGSTTVLDESSLRDAPFSDDPVKGAPYQTRTRHAYWTLGLSGGYHSFFDTPTRDNLFLSTPMLGLEASLHHYFHEDWRWDVDLSFGSRQATLALPTLSGPLYRYSLLNVGTSFVREWPLGRASPFLGARLAYSVMIRDFTDTSLPTQFYGVVTPGLMAGVRWPLTHHIELTGRARVHYLLYNVDEPRSLGYWELGALVTFRL, translated from the coding sequence ATGAGGCGTCTGGGCCTGTCCGCCTGGGGAGTGCTCCTGGGTCTGCTCCTGGCGAGCGCCGCGGGCGCCGTCCCCACGCGCCGCTTCGCGCTGGCGGCGGGCAATGACGAGGGGGGCGCGGGCACCCGGCCACTGCGCTTCGCGCGGCAGGATGCGCGGACGATGCTGGGCCTGCTGTCGCGGCTGGGCGGGGTGGCGCCCGGAGATTCGCGGCTGCTGCTGGACGAGGAGCCCGAGGACTTCCTGCGGGCGCTCGCCGAGGTGGAGGCCCAGGCACGGGTGGCGCGGGCCCGGGGCGAGCGCACCGAGCTCATCCTCTACTATTCGGGTCACGCGAAGGACGGCGCGCTGCGCATGGGAGAGGGGGTGCTGGAGCTGGAGGCGCTCAAGCGTCGGCTGGAGGCCTCGCCCGTGGACATCCGCATCGCCATCCTGGATGCGTGCCGCTCGGGGTCGCTCACCCGCACGAAGGGCGCCCGGCGCGCGCCCGCCTTCGCCATCGACACGGGCCTGGCCCAGACCGCCCGGGGGCTCGTCCTGCTCACCTCCAGCTCGGCGGACGAGGACTCCCAGGAGTCGGATCTGCTGGGGGGCAGCTACTTCACCCACCACCTCTTCAGCGGCCTGCTGGGGGACGCGGATCGCTCGGGGGACGGGCAGGTGACGCTCTTCGAGGCCTACTCCCATGCCTATGCGCGCACGGTGGCGGACACCGCCGACAGCGGCGCCGGAGCGCAGCACCCCTCCTTCAGCTATGACCTGTCGGGCCAGGGGGACCTGGTGCTGACGGACTTGCGTGGACACGACGAGGGCGTGCTGTTGCCGGGTGCCGCGCCCGCGGGCGCCTATTACTTCGTGAGCCCCATGGGCCTGGTGGTCGCCGAGGTGGACAAGGCGGCGGACACCGAGCGCAGGCTCGCCCTGGCGCCGGGCCGCTACACGGTGAAGCGCAGACTGGCGGACCGGCTGCGCATCGGCGAGGCGGAGGTGCGTCGCGGGAGCACCACGGTGCTCGACGAGTCGAGCCTGCGCGACGCGCCCTTCTCGGATGATCCGGTGAAGGGAGCGCCGTACCAGACGCGCACGCGGCACGCCTATTGGACGCTGGGGCTCAGCGGCGGCTACCACTCCTTCTTCGACACGCCCACGCGCGACAACCTCTTCCTCTCCACTCCGATGCTGGGGCTGGAGGCGAGCCTGCACCACTACTTCCACGAGGACTGGCGCTGGGACGTCGATCTGTCCTTCGGCTCGAGGCAGGCCACGCTGGCGCTGCCCACGCTGTCGGGGCCGCTCTACCGCTATTCGCTGCTCAACGTGGGCACGTCGTTCGTGCGCGAGTGGCCCCTGGGCCGCGCGAGTCCCTTCCTCGGCGCGCGTCTGGCCTACTCGGTCATGATTCGCGACTTCACGGACACGAGCCTGCCGACCCAGTTCTACGGGGTGGTCACCCCCGGGTTGATGGCGGGCGTGCGCTGGCCGCTGACCCACCACATCGAACTCACCGGACGTGCCCGCGTCCATTACCTCCTCTACAACGTCGACGAGCCACGCTCCCTGGGCTACTGGGAACTCGGGGCACTCGTCACGTTCCGGCTGTGA